Part of the Neisseria brasiliensis genome is shown below.
GCGGCTTCTGCATCTTGGGATAGATAGATGTCAGTCCCTGCTTTTGCACGTAGGTCTCGGAATTGAAAGTTATTTAATTCTATAGCCATTTCAGGGTATTTTTCAGCTAGTTTTTTACGCAGCCTATTAAAACGGGCGCTTAGGGTTGATCTAGTAAGTGGCTTGCCATGGCTACTCGTAAATAGGTAGCCGCCTTTGGCACGTCTATTGATGATTTCAGCCAAATCACCTGTTACTTCGAAGCGAAGCTTTACCTGTGTTTTCTGCTGTGTAATATATAAAACACCATCATGTATATGGTGACTGTGCATATGTACAATGTCAATTGGTCGCTGGCCAGTAATATAGGCAATGTCCATAAGGTCTCGCATATCGGTATCGGCATGATCATAGACGAACTTATATAAATAGTCGTCAATGTAAACATCTTTTCGGCCTGTGAGTGTGTGCGTTTTTATGTTTTGGGTAGGGCTGGTTTTCTCGGTGTAGCCCCATGCGCGTGCTTGATTCCAAATGGCACGGAATACGGCAATTTCCATATTGGCGCCGCTCGGGGTAGCTTTCCGCCATTCTAAGTATTGGCTGATGTGTTGCGGCTGAATTTTCTCCAGCGGTGCATCAGGGTTGCCGAAAAACTCCCGCAGGTGTTTTATGGCGTGATTGTAGGTATTTTGTGTGCCTGATTTTTTATGGAGCGGCTGGTTTGGTTCTTGCAGAGGTATGGAAATGAGCAAAATCCGTGAATCGGCACGCGGCCAACAATGCCAAATCCGCCTTGCCGGTATCTGTAACCACAATCCCGAAACGGTCGTCTTGGCGCATTACCGCATGGCAGGAACATGCGGCATCGCCATGAAGCCGAACGATATTCAGGCAGCTTATGCGTGCAACCGATGCCATGATGCCGTTGATGGTCGTCTGAAAACGGATTTATCGCATGACGAACTTCAGACGGCCTTTGCCGAAGGTGTGATGAGAACGCAGCAGCTTTTGATTAAACAGGGACTTTTAAAGGCGGGGTGAAGATGGAAAATGACGATTTTGATTTAGACGGCATGGACGAAGCATTGAGCGCGTTTGACGGGGTAGAGGCGCCAGATGGTGTAGATGCGGAAATGGACGATGATGCGTGTGCCGGTGGTGCGTGTAAGATTTAGGGGAAACGATGTATCGAAACGTTGATGAGGCATTAAAGGAATCTTATAAGCGCGTTGTTATCGGCATTCAGCCGAAAAGCGGAACGGCGGCTGTTTGCGATAACATGGAACGGGGTGGGGCAACGATTTGCGGGGCGGTCGGACTGTTATCGCCTGAAGATAGATTAACCGATGTCGCATGGGTTATTGATGGCGTTGAATCTGTCTTGAATGACTATGAATTAGCGGTGGTTGAGTTATGTTACACCAGTTGTATAAAGGCTGATGGCATTGTTGATTTGGTTGCGTTTATCAGGCAGCAGAATAAGGGCGTTAATATTTTTATTTGCGAAGCTCTGGTATTTCATATTTTCGGCAATCTGAAACAAGAAGCCATACAGGATAAGTACGACTTAGGCCGAAAATATATCTACCGGCAGAAAAAGAAAGTCAATGCGATTGTCAACGCCCTACTGAATAGCGCGTGGGCGAAACTTGACCCTGAATTTAGACGGCGCGGCATTATCGGGCGAGAACGGCCTTCAGACGGTCTGCCCTTTATCCAAGGCTGCCAAAGCTGCTTTTAATACCGCCGTTTGGCTTTCGCCCCGTTCGGCGGCCAAACGTTCGAGCAGGGCAACGGTTTCGCTGTCGAGATTGAATTTCTTCTGCACGATGCCGTGTTTTTCGTGGTATTTCCGATTGCGTTCGGTTTGAGTTTGCGCCATGATTTTTTTTCCTTGATTTTTTGGGTTGGGTTTTGTAAGATTGAGGAATCGGGGCAGCGGCTGCTACCGCCACCCCGTCTTTCAGGTTCTTAGTAAGCCTTGCTGCTTACCAACATCAGAACCAGAAAAATAATGATTTGAAGAGTGTGCTTCATTTCATTTTCCTCTGTGAGTGCCCATCGGAAACGGTGGTCATTTCCGCTTGTTGAACCACTCAACAGGGATAATTGTAGTGTACATTACAATAAAAATCCAGCCGCTGATATTACAAACTTGTACAACCGAAACGCTGACGAATTTACCGACAGCATGACACAGGTAGTCGAACTTCAGACAGCAGGCGGTTTGCAAAAAGTTCGGGTTTTCAGTTTGCGCGGTTGTCATTTATCAGGCTGCGCCGTAAAACTTCGCCGTTCACGGCGGAGATATAAGGCGCGGACTGCGTAGCAGTCCTAAAACCGTTGATATTCAGTTAATCAGGCTGCGCCGTAAAACTTCGCCGTTCACGGCGGAGATATAAGGCGCGGACTGCGTAGCAGTCCTAAAACCGTTGATATTCAGTTAATCAGGCGTTTTCTGCTGTTCAATATACTGCCGAATAATCGTAATCGGCGCACCACCACAGCTACCTGCAAAATAAGACGGCGACCACAACGCACCGCCCCATAATTTTTGTTTGATGCTTGGATAATTTTTCTGTCTAATCATGCGGCTAGATACACCTTTCAAGCTGTTCACCAGTTTTGAAATAGACACTTTGGGCGGATAGTTCACAAGTAAATGAACATGGTCATCTTCGCCGTCAAATTCCACCAGTTGCGCTTCAAAATCGGTGCAGACGCTCTCAAAAATACCGCGCATATCGTCCAAAATTTCTTTTGTGAACACTTTTCGGCGATATTTTGCGACAAATACCAAATGTACATGAAGATTAAAAACAACGTGCCGACCACGTCTTAAATCAGTTTCTTTTTCCATAGACCAAGTGTAAAATTGCTAAAAATTCCATTATCCATGAAAT
Proteins encoded:
- a CDS encoding DUF1364 domain-containing protein — its product is MSKIRESARGQQCQIRLAGICNHNPETVVLAHYRMAGTCGIAMKPNDIQAAYACNRCHDAVDGRLKTDLSHDELQTAFAEGVMRTQQLLIKQGLLKAG
- the tnpA gene encoding IS200/IS605 family transposase, translating into MEKETDLRRGRHVVFNLHVHLVFVAKYRRKVFTKEILDDMRGIFESVCTDFEAQLVEFDGEDDHVHLLVNYPPKVSISKLVNSLKGVSSRMIRQKNYPSIKQKLWGGALWSPSYFAGSCGGAPITIIRQYIEQQKTPD
- a CDS encoding tyrosine-type recombinase/integrase; the encoded protein is MLISIPLQEPNQPLHKKSGTQNTYNHAIKHLREFFGNPDAPLEKIQPQHISQYLEWRKATPSGANMEIAVFRAIWNQARAWGYTEKTSPTQNIKTHTLTGRKDVYIDDYLYKFVYDHADTDMRDLMDIAYITGQRPIDIVHMHSHHIHDGVLYITQQKTQVKLRFEVTGDLAEIINRRAKGGYLFTSSHGKPLTRSTLSARFNRLRKKLAEKYPEMAIELNNFQFRDLRAKAGTDIYLSQDAEAAKNQLGHASPEMTKRYIRQGKVLKPLSRK
- a CDS encoding ribbon-helix-helix protein, CopG family; its protein translation is MAQTQTERNRKYHEKHGIVQKKFNLDSETVALLERLAAERGESQTAVLKAALAALDKGQTV